The Candidatus Eisenbacteria bacterium genome contains the following window.
AGAGTGTACTGCTTCCAATCCTGCTCCTTTTTCGAGTCCACACCGAAGAGGCGGTACAACGATCGCTCGACCGGCCCCAGGACCGGATCAAGAAGGGTCTTTCCCTCGGCGTCCAGGACACGAACCAAGTGGAGGCCCATCGGTTTGGTCAAGGCCAGAAGGACCAGGACGTAGATAGTCAGTTGAATCCATCCAATGAGGTCCATGGACCCTTTCCCCGTCAGAATACCTCGGGTCGGAGGATCGTGATGAGCAAGTACGCGATCAAGACAAATCCTACGAGGATCCCCAGAAAGTCAGCCATTGCTCAAAGCCTTTCACACGCGCGCGCGTAAAGAAAGCAGAGGCCGAAGAAAACGATGGAGATCAAGATGTAAGCAAGATCCGTCAAGATTGACTCTCCTTCTCCGGGGTTCGGTCGGCCCTTCTGAGCGTGAAAGTGAAGGTGGTTCCTCTTCCTTCCCGGCTCTCAACGCCGACCACGCCGCCGTGAGCCTTCACGATTTCCTTAACGATGGCAAGTCCCAGCCCCGCTCCCGTCTCCGTTCCTTGGTCCGGGACGCGGAAGAACTGTTCGAACACTCTCGGGAGATACTTGCTTGGGATGCCCTTGCCCGTATCGGAAATCGAGAATCGGACCGTCTTCTCCTCGGCCGTCGCAGAAACGCTAACGCGGCCCCCGGCCGGCGTGAACTTGAGCGCGTTCGAGACCAGGTTGCCAAATACGTGACCGATCCGTGTCGTGTCAACCCAGACGTCGGGCAAGTCGTCCGGCACCTCGACGCTCATAGTCACTCCCTGGTCCTGGGCTGCCCGATGGAACGGGTCCAGAGCCTCCGACACCATCGCGCGAGAGGAGATCGCACGAAGTTCTAGTTGAGCTCTCCCGGATTCAATGCGACTGATGTCCAGTAGATTGCTGAGAATACCGTGGAGTCGATTGCTGTCCTCGCCGGCCGCCAACAGAAGCTCTACCTGCTTCTCCGTGAGAGGTCCCACTTTTTCCTCGAGCAGAAGGTGGATGGCCATGCGAATGGAAGTGAGCGGAGTCTTGAGCTGATGCGATACCGTCGAGATTACTCCCTTCCTCAACTCATCCTGTTGCCGGAGCTGCGTGACGTCTTGAAGCGTCAGTACGATTCCAATGGGTAACCTTTCGCTGTCCAGGATGGGCACCGCTTGCGGACGAAAGTATCTCTCTTCTCCGTTCACAAAATGCTGAACAAATCTTCGATCGTTCTGTTTGGACGTCGCGGCGCCGCCCTTGAGGACGTCGTTGTACAGATCTACGATCCATCTCAATGACGAGTCTGATATTTGTGAGCCGGGTCGTAGCCCGAAAACGGTCTTCGCCGTCTCAGTCGCCAGCTCCACGCTCCCGTGCATGTCAATTGCGGCAATCGCCTCGGGTAGACTGTCAAACGCTTGTTGCGTGGCCCGCTGGATCCGAACCAGTCTGGCTTGATCGGAGCGGCGAAATTCGCGGAGACTGGCCGCCATCGCGTTGAAAGCTTCGGAAAGGTGTCCGATCTCGTCTCGAGAAGTGCTTTGTACAACCAGATCCAGATTCCCGCGCCTGATGTCGTCCGCGGATTCTATGAGGCGATTTATCGGGCCGAGAATCCATCTTCCGGCAAAGATCATGAATCCCACGGCAACGATTGTGCCAATCAAAAGATAGAGATACATTCGCTGCCGGGCGGCGGCGGCGCTCGTGCGAGCTATCTCGTTCGCGTCGTTCATGTTTTGTTGATTGAGTTGAAGGATCTCGTCCGCCGTGTTCTTGATCTGGTCAAATAGCGGGAGGAAAGAGGTAAAGTAGGAGGCTCGCCTGGCGGCCAGCGGGATCTTTGGATCCAGCACGCCGTCTAGCGTCCTCTGGTACTGGCTAAAGAGCTGCTGAAGACGAGCCGCCCGCTCGCCTTCTCCAGGGACAGTGATGTTGCCCAGTTCGATCTCGAGCTCCTTCTCGAAAGCCAATTCGTTCTCGCGGACAAGCTTCG
Protein-coding sequences here:
- a CDS encoding ATP-binding protein translates to MLGIRQKLSLGFGGLLVIILVIGAQSILHLTKLGRSIDVILRENYRSVVACQQMKEALERTDSGVLFILMGYTEEGTKLVRENELAFEKELEIELGNITVPGEGERAARLQQLFSQYQRTLDGVLDPKIPLAARRASYFTSFLPLFDQIKNTADEILQLNQQNMNDANEIARTSAAAARQRMYLYLLIGTIVAVGFMIFAGRWILGPINRLIESADDIRRGNLDLVVQSTSRDEIGHLSEAFNAMAASLREFRRSDQARLVRIQRATQQAFDSLPEAIAAIDMHGSVELATETAKTVFGLRPGSQISDSSLRWIVDLYNDVLKGGAATSKQNDRRFVQHFVNGEERYFRPQAVPILDSERLPIGIVLTLQDVTQLRQQDELRKGVISTVSHQLKTPLTSIRMAIHLLLEEKVGPLTEKQVELLLAAGEDSNRLHGILSNLLDISRIESGRAQLELRAISSRAMVSEALDPFHRAAQDQGVTMSVEVPDDLPDVWVDTTRIGHVFGNLVSNALKFTPAGGRVSVSATAEEKTVRFSISDTGKGIPSKYLPRVFEQFFRVPDQGTETGAGLGLAIVKEIVKAHGGVVGVESREGRGTTFTFTLRRADRTPEKESQS